The Corynebacterium coyleae genome segment CCCGTGACGGTGTAGCCGCGTGGGGTAGTGAGCACAGAGACGCCGCGTTCGCGTTGTGCCAGGGTGTCGTCGTCAAGCGGGCGAATGGTCAGCCAAGCAGTTGCAACGCCGGTGGTTTCACGGCCGCGTGAGAGCGTCCATACGCACTTCGCTTCCACGCCTTCGGTGCCGCCGCGCTCACGGCAATAATCGGCGACCGCCTCCTCGGTGGCGCGCTCCCAGTGGGCCGCGCCCGGCTCCGGCAGATCCATCAGTTCCGCCGACCGGGCGAAGCGCTCGAGATGCTTCTCCAGGTTGAGCGGTTTGCCATCTCGAATGAGGATGCTTTCAAAGATCCCATCGCCGCGCGTGACCACCGCATCGTCCCAGAACACGTGGGGCATGTTGGTGTTTTGGCGGCGTACGGACCCGCCGTACGGTTCGACGAGGTAGATCACGGGCGCAGGCGCGAGCGGTGCAATAGACATAATGCCCCCTATGATAGGCGCCCATGGGTTACGCATCGGTTCTTTTGGCCAAGCCGGGTGCTGCGGAGCTTCCGGGTGATTCGCTTCTCGACGCCACCGGCGTCGCCTGGCATTACGGCGATCCTTTGGGGGAGCAACGCAAAGCTTTCACGGAAACTGTCGCCGTCGACCGGTCCAACCGTGTCGTCATTGCGGTCTCCGGCCCTGATGCGCCGGTGTTTTTGAACAACCTGCTGTCGCAGAAGCTTGACGACGCCACCTCCGGGTTCACCGCCTCCGCCCTGGATCTCAACGCACAGGGCCGCATTCTGCACCACGCCGATGTTGCCGTGGTGGACGGCGTGTTCTACCTGGATACCCCCTCCTACCAGGCCGAAAGTCTGTTGACCTACCTGCAGCGCATGGTGTTCTGGTCCGAGGTGACCGTGGAGCAAACCGACCTTGCTGTGGTCACGCTGCTCAGCCCCTCCCCTGCGCAGGTTGATGGCGCCGTGTTCACCCGCGTGATTGATGGCTGGGGTGGGGTATGCCGCACTGACGTCGCTATCCCCCGCGAGAAACTCAACGCGATCGCCGAACAGTTTCCACTGGCCGGTCTGATGGCGTTTACCGCCCTGCGTGTCGCCGCCGGCGAGCCGGAGCAGCGCGCCGACCTCGACGAGCGCTCCATCCCCCACGAAGCCCCCTACCTGATCAACCGCGGCGACCACATTGGCGCGGTTCACCTGGAAAAGGGGTGTTACCGCGGGCAGGAAACCGTTGCTCGCGTGGAAAACCTCGGCCGCTCCCCCAGGCTTTTGGTCAAACTCCAACTCGACGGCTCTGCCCCCGAGGAGCCGGTGCCCGGTTCGGAGATCACCGCCGGCGGGCGCAACGTGGGCCGGCTTGGCACCGTCGTGCACGATGCCGACGAAGGTCCGGTGGCTCTCGCCCTAGTGAAGCGTTCCGCGTTGGAGGTTCCCCTGGAAATCCAGGGCGCTGCAGCCTCCGTCGACCCCTCCTCGTTGCCACAAGATGAGGGTGAACGTGCGGGCCGCAAAGCTGTTGATCAGCTTCGTCGTGGCGGCATGACGCCAAAATAACCGCAGGTGGGACACCTAAGGGGCATTTTTAAGATACTCAAGCTATAGTGTCCTACAGGAAAATAACGAAGAATCATAAGAGGCCGCCCACACATGGGCCGCCCAGAACCACCTCAAGGGGGTCACGCCATGGGCCGCGGACGCGCAAAAGCCAAGCAGACCAAGGTTGCTCGCCAGCTGAAGTACAACACTCCTGAAATGGATCTCGCCTCGCTCCAACGCGAGCTTGCAGGGAAGACCCCGGGCCGCAGGTGGGATGACGACGACTCCGAGGTGGACGACCAGTACGCCGACTACGCCAACTGGGATGAGGACGACGACCGCTAGTCCACCCTTCACGTAAAAGTGCACCCCGCTCGCTCGGGGTGCTTTTGCGTTGCCTGGGGCCTTCTGCGCTTCTGCTCGACGGTCCTAGCCTGCTGTTTTCCCTGGTCGTCTAGCTCTGTGTTTGTGGAACCAGACGATGAGCTCCGTGTTGACCATGGTGGTCGTTATCACCTGGGGGTTTGCGAAGGCGGTTTCGAGACCGTCTAGCTGTATTTGTGGTCGTGCTAGACGATCAGGTGTAGCAACGAAAAGAGTGTGCCCTCTTTGGGGCACACTCTTTGTAGTTTGGGTGTTTGGTTAGAGCATCATGTTGGCGAAGCCGATGCCGATTCCGACGATGGCTAGCAGGGCGACGATCGGGGCGACGATGGCGGCGATGTTGACGTCTGCTCCTGCAGGCTTGTTGTTGTCTGCCTGCTTCTTGGCGTTGTCCACCTTGGCCGGTGCTTCCTGCTCAGCGTCTGCCTGGTCTTGTACCTTCTCCTCGGCCTTGTCGTTAGCCTTGTCATTAGCCTTGGCCGGGGCTTCTGCTTCTGCTTCGACCTGTGCTGGTGCTTCTGCTTTGTCGTCTGCCTTGTCGGCGGCTGGTGCTTCTACCTTGTTTTCAACCTTGGCGGGTGCTTCTGGTTTGTTGTCGATGATGGCACCTGCCATGGCACTGAAGTCGCCGATTTCAAGGTTGTCAGCAGCAATACGCGGAGTATTGATTTTCAGTACGTCCCAGTCGGCGGGGACAACTGCGTTGCCGTTGGGGGTTTCAAGCAGGTATGGCTTTTCCGAGTAGTTGAACTTGCCAAACTGGTACAGGTAGTTCATCACCGAGTCATACTCAGGAGCCATCGGAAGCGAAACACCCTTAATAAGGTCACCGACGGTGTCGTTGGCACCCCAGTGGCGAAGATCTAGAGTGTGGCCTAATTCGTGCAGGATGGTGTTGCGCAGTTTTGCATCTGATCCCATCAGGCGGTTATTGGCGATGAAAAGCGAGTTATCGCCAACCAAGGAAATACCCGAGGCGTAGTTACCTTGATCAATCTGATCACCGATAACGCCGATGCGGAAGATGTTGTCACGCTCGCCTAAGAACTGGGGTGTCATGATTCCGGTGGACGGTGAAACCCACCGATCTGGAAGGATTAAATCATGCCACGTAAGTATTCGGATCAGTTTCGTCAGCAGTGCATTGATGAGGTGTTGATGTTCGGCAAGACTCGTGGTGCCGTGGCCCAGGAGTACGGGGTGTCGTCCTCGTCGTTGGGACGCTGGGTGGCCAAAGCCGAAGGCACCTTGGGCACTGGTTCCGGCAGCCACATGCGCGCTGCTGATGCCGCGTCGCAGGACCCGGCAGAGATGGCAAAGCGGATCAAAGAGCTCGAGCGTGAAAACGAGTTTTTAAAAAAAGCGGCCGCCTTCTTCGCCACGGAGCACACCACGAGGACCTCTTCGCGGTAATTGCCCACTTCCACGAAGAAGGCAACCCCTGCCCCCGCTACCCAGTGTCAATGATGTGCCGTGTGTTGGAAGTATCCAGCTCCGGCTATTACGCCTGGCGCAAGCGTAGAGATACTCCGCCGGCCGGTGGCACACCGCGGGCGAAACGCGCGGCGATTACCGATCTGGTTATCGAGATCTTCAACGAGCACAACGGTTTTGCCGGGGCGCGCACTATCTACCGGCAGCTTCAGGCCCAAAACGTTGCAACCACGCTGTATGCGGTGCGAAAGATCATGGCTGACAACACGCTGCACACCAAGTACCGTCGCGCGTTTAAACGCACCACGATCCAAGACCCGCAGGCGAGCGCACGTGCTGATCTGCTTCGGCGCCGTTTCTACCCCGCGATGCCGACAACCTATCTGTGCGGCGACATCACCTACCTGCGCACCGCGCAGGGGTGGATGTATCTGGCCGTCGTGATCGATCTGAGCACACGGATGGTTGTCGGGTGGCAGATCGCAGACCGGATGAGTGCGCAACTTGTCGTCGACGCGCTGACCATGGCGCACGCGGCCGGTTTCGTCGCGGGCAACGCGGTGTTTCACTCCGACCGCGGCTCGCAGTACACTTCGAAGCAGTTCGCGCAAACAGCCAAGAAACTCGATGTGCGTTTAAGCACCGGCGCGGTCGGTGTGTGCTGGGACAACGCGGTTGCGGAGTCGATGTTTTCCACGTTGAAGCTGCATCTGCTGTACGAAAAGAAGCAGTTCGCGTCGAAGTTCGACGCCCGCTACGAAGTCGGACACTGGATCGAGGCGTACTACAACCGCCGCCGCATCCACTCCACCACCGGGCTGATCCCCGCCGAAGCAATGCGCCAATTCAAAACCCGCTGCGCCGACACACACGCCGCCGCAGCCTAACCCCCACAACCAAACACAACGGGTTTACCCGTCCACAAAATTTGACACAGCCCAAACTCGTCGATGTTGTCGAGCAGTTTGTAGGCCTGGATTTCATCTTTGAAGTAGTAGCGGTTGTAGTCGACGGTTTCCCCGCCTTGTGGGGTGTAGTTGGGGATGTTGGTAAACAACTCGCCTGCGTCGATGTGCAGGTTAATGCCGTGGTCGTTAAACAGGTCGACCATCTCTTT includes the following:
- a CDS encoding aminodeoxychorismate lyase; the encoded protein is MSIAPLAPAPVIYLVEPYGGSVRRQNTNMPHVFWDDAVVTRGDGIFESILIRDGKPLNLEKHLERFARSAELMDLPEPGAAHWERATEEAVADYCRERGGTEGVEAKCVWTLSRGRETTGVATAWLTIRPLDDDTLAQRERGVSVLTTPRGYTVTGDAPWMREGAKTLNYAASMAALRWAKAGGADDVIYIDPDTGRVLEGVTSSVVMVKKGGRLRTPAPGPGVLAGTTQAALFEYAAEQGWKCKAKDIYLNELFKAESVWLVSSTRIATRVKRLDGKKLPAPDNEAEIKELISAALS
- a CDS encoding CAF17-like 4Fe-4S cluster assembly/insertion protein YgfZ, whose amino-acid sequence is MGYASVLLAKPGAAELPGDSLLDATGVAWHYGDPLGEQRKAFTETVAVDRSNRVVIAVSGPDAPVFLNNLLSQKLDDATSGFTASALDLNAQGRILHHADVAVVDGVFYLDTPSYQAESLLTYLQRMVFWSEVTVEQTDLAVVTLLSPSPAQVDGAVFTRVIDGWGGVCRTDVAIPREKLNAIAEQFPLAGLMAFTALRVAAGEPEQRADLDERSIPHEAPYLINRGDHIGAVHLEKGCYRGQETVARVENLGRSPRLLVKLQLDGSAPEEPVPGSEITAGGRNVGRLGTVVHDADEGPVALALVKRSALEVPLEIQGAAASVDPSSLPQDEGERAGRKAVDQLRRGGMTPK
- a CDS encoding DUF3073 domain-containing protein, whose product is MGRGRAKAKQTKVARQLKYNTPEMDLASLQRELAGKTPGRRWDDDDSEVDDQYADYANWDEDDDR
- a CDS encoding transposase: MFGKTRGAVAQEYGVSSSSLGRWVAKAEGTLGTGSGSHMRAADAASQDPAEMAKRIKELERENEFLKKAAAFFATEHTTRTSSR